Proteins from one Populus trichocarpa isolate Nisqually-1 unplaced genomic scaffold, P.trichocarpa_v4.1 scaffold_25, whole genome shotgun sequence genomic window:
- the LOC7465911 gene encoding disease resistance protein RPV1, with product MASKLLSAGSFSSSSLLTECTYHVFLSFRGADTRKTFLGHLYNALVQAGIHTFKDDEELPPGEEISHHLKKAIQESKISIVVFSRDYASSRWCLNELVEILECRNTKGRTVFPIFCGVDPSHVRKQEGSFKKAFKAYENKEEKEKIDKWKNALKDAANLSGKDIYSTANGDESVLIKKIVKDVLNKVDIKNLNIPKYLVGIDSCVNNIIKSLNASDDVSMVGIRGMPGMGKTTIAKVVYQKLFQKFDGSCFLFDVNEKSKGPDSKVGLQKQLIRETLGVNILKRKKISDVDSGISLIKNLLGNKKILLVLDGMDQPQQLDTFGGRSVFGKGSKIVITTTNEKLLAQLKVDKKHSVEEWDEEMCLDLFNFHAFEGKTPEEEWAELSKEVVEQSGKLPSALVVLGNRFSQISERDEWEKEIYELRKFPDQIHSKLKGGYDSLEDDLKSVFLDIACFFVGEDVDFVASILGGRYRYCNDLRSRIQSLEERSLITIDFDDTIMMNDLVQKMGREIVRQTSHKYPGKHSRIWDHEDALDVLINHMGTESVEGLTLDEFDEDTKLQGTEDEDGLGTEDEEGLGTEDEECRTLDVQASKFLTLRTESFKEMRFLQLLRIDGVHLTGSFKIFPKGLIWLSWKGFTLNSLPLDFHLDNLIVLDLQYSCNIKELKVLNKLKTLNLSYSKFTKTPNFLGLPCLEELILEDCERLVEVHESICLLKRLVSLNLNQCSRLKSLPSGISELSKLESLLVEDCTNLQSISELPSSLETLDADGCEKLTEIQGIEDVSDCDFSLLGSNTLSKKFKKSLAEALCKRYEYSICLDGGSLPEWFISNPEEGYSLSFQAPPSADSDGEVRLVIWAVCACEIESAECELGIKISTDDGFRLLEDSISPKSDNCSWIKYIVLEDIEAGDQLELSMEIIEGDNFVQVKELGFYLVEEKPNVEENNGESRETAPKGKPNVDEPNDRRAIAYSAIDDKEEDSDVQETFLKKLYVEESDDSEATSSIDDEEENGSDGQETAKEKPNVKRRDYRQRMASSIDDVEEDGNVDDRETAHGKPDVEEEDEDGKGSVNQGTTLHIYNERWNNYLRKELPKWDILEFAVCSEDTVSLNDDSDSDSDSDRDSVRVSVDRDSNSDSNSDSEGRSSVTSDD from the exons ATGGCTTCCAAGCTCTTATCGGCTGGCTCCTTTTCATCCTCTTCCTTGTTAACCGAATGTACCTATCATGTCTTTCTGAGCTTTAGAGGAGCAGATACTCGCAAAACCTTTTTAGGTCATCTTTACAATGCCTTAGTCCAAGCAGGAATCCATACCTTTAAAGACGATGAAGAACTTCCTCCTGGAGAAGAAATCTCCCATCATCTCAAGAAGgcaattcaagaatcaaaaaTTTCGATAGTGGTCTTCTCCAGAGACTATGCTTCATCTAGATGGTGTCTCAATGAACTCGTTGAGATTCTTGAGTGCAGAAATACAAAGGGCAGAACTGTTTTTCCTATATTCTGTGGTGTTGATCCTTCACATGTTCGTAAACAAGAAGGGAGTTTCAAAAAAGCTTTTAAGGCatatgaaaataaagaagaaaaggagaagatcgACAAGTGGAAAAACGCTCTTAAGGATGCTGCCAACCTCTCCGGGAAAGATATCTACAGTACCGCAAATGG GGATGAATCAGTACTTATCAAAAAGATCGTCAAAGATGTGTTGAACAAAGTGGAtatcaaaaacttaaatatacCAAAATACCTAGTAGGTATTGATTCTTGTGTCAATAATATTATCAAGTCTCTTAATGCCTCAGATGATGTTAGCATGGTAGGCATACGTGGGATGCCAGGAATGGGGAAGACAACCATAGCTAAAGTTGTGTACCAAAAACTCTTTCAAAAATTCGATGGAAGTTGTTTTCTCTTTGATGTCAACGAAAAATCAAAAGGTCCTGACAGCAAGGTTGGGTTACAAAAACAACTTATACGTGAAACTTTGGGAGTAAATAttttgaagagaaagaaaattagtGATGTTGATTCAGGAAtttctttgattaaaaatttacttggtaacaaaaaaattcttctaGTTCTTGATGGCATGGACCAACCGCAACAATTAGATACTTTTGGGGGTCGAAGTGTGTTTGGTAAGGGTAGTAAAATTGTCATCACCACTACAAATGAAAAATTGCTTGCTCAACTTAAAGTTGACAAAAAGCATTCGGTTGAAGAATGGGATGAAGAGATGTGCCTTGACCTATTCAATTTCCATGCTTTTGAGGGAAAAACTCCGGAAGAAGAATGGGCGGAGCTTTCAAAAGAAGTGGTTGAGCAAAGTGGAAAACTTCCTTCAGCTCTCGTAGTTTTGGGGAATCGTTTTTCTCAAATAAGTGAACGTGATGAATGGGAAAAGGAAATTTATGAATTGCGTAAATTTCCTGATCAAATCCATTCCAAGCTTAAAGGAGGTTATGACTCACTAGAAGATGATTTGAAGAGTGTATTTCTTGatattgcatgtttttttgttggagAAGATGTAGATTTTGTAGCTTCAATACTAGGAGGTCGTTATCGTTATTGTAACGATCTAAGAAGCCGAATCCAATCTCTGGAAGAAAGATCTCTCATAACAATTGATTTCGACGATACCATAATGATGAATGATCTAGTACAGAAAATGGGAAGGGAGATTGTTCGTCAAACTTCGCATAAATATCCTGGAAAACACAGCAGAATCTGGGATCACGAGGATGCATTGGATGTGCTCATCAACCACATG GGCACAGAATCTGTGGAGGGTCTTACCCTTGATGAATTTGATGAGGACACCAAACT TCAGGGAACAGAAGATGAGGATGGTCTGGGAACAGAGGATGAGGAGGGTCTCGGAACAGAGGATGAGGAGTGTCGCACCCTAGATGTGCAAGCATCAAAATTCTTAACTCTGAGGACAGAATCCTTTAAAGAGATGAGATTTTTACAATTACTTCGGATTGATGGCGTGCATCTTACTGGGTCCTTCAAAATTTTTCCTAAAGGGTTGATTTGGCTTTCTTGGAAAGGATTTACTTTAAATTCTTTACCATTGGATTTTCATCTAGACAACCTCATTGTTCTTGATCTGCAATACAGTTGTAACATCAAAGAATTGAAG GTTCTGAACAAGCTAAAAACCCTCAACCTCAGCTATTCCAAGTTTACTAAAACACCAAACTTTCTAGGACTCCCATGTTTAGAAGAATTAATACTTGAAGATTGTGAGAGATTAGTTGAAGTGCATGAATCTATTTGCCTATTGAAGAGACTTGTTTCCTTGAATTTGAACCAATGTTCGAGACTTAAATCGCTTCCTTCTGGCATTAGTGAGCTTTCGAAGCTGGAGAGTTTGCTGGTTGAGGACTGCACAAATCTTCAATCAATCTCAGAGCTTCCCTCGAGTTTAGAGACATTGGATGCGGATGGCTGTGAAAAATTAACAGAGATTCAGGGCATTGAAGATGTTTCTGACTGTGACTTTTCTTTATTGGGCAGCAACactttgtcaaaaaaatttaagaagagTCTTGCTGAG GCATTGTGCAAGCGTTATGAGTATTCGATTTGCTTGGATGGTGGTTCTTTACCAGAATGGTTCATCAGCAATCCTGAAGAAGGTTATTCGTTATCATTTCAGGCACCCCCATCTGCAGATTCGGATGGTGAAGTCCGACTGGTTATTTGGGCTGTCTGTGCTTGCGAGATCGAATCCGCAGAGTGTGAGCTTGGTATCAAAATCTCAACAGACGATGGTTTTCGGTTGCTTGAAGATTCCATATCTCCTAAGAGTGATAACTGTTCGTGGATAAAGTACATAGTGTTGGAAGATATAGAGGCTGGAGATCAGTTGGAACTGTCTATGGAAATAATAGAGGGTGACAATTTTGTACAAGTAAAAGAGCTTGGGTTCTATCTGGTTGAAGAGAAGCCAAATGTTGAAGAGAACAATGGGGAAAGCCGAGAAACTGCACCCAAGGGAAAGCCAAATGTTGATGAGCCGAATGACAGGCGAGCAATAGCATATTCCGCTATTGATGATAAAGAGGAGGACAGTGACGTCCAAGAAACATTCCTGAAAAAGCTGTATGTTGAGGAAAGCGATGACAGCGAAGCTACATCCTCTATCGATGAtgaagaggagaatggaagTGACGGCCAAGAAACAGCCAAAGAAAAGCCAAATGTTAAGAGGCGGGATTACAGGCAAAGAATGGCATCCTCTATTGACGATGTAGAGGAAGATGGCAACGTCGACGACCGAGAAACAGCCCACGGAAAACCAGATGTTGAAGAGGAGGATGAAGATGGCAAAGGCAGTGTCAATCAAGGAACAACATTGCATATTTATAATGAGCGGTGgaataattatttaagaaagGAGTTGCCAAAATGGGATATCTTGGAATTTGCTGTATGCAGCGAAGACACAGTATCCTTGAATGATGACAGCGACAGCGACAGCGACAGCGACAGAGACAGCGTCAGAGTCAGCGTCGACAGAGACAGCAACAGCGACAGCAACAGCGATAGCGAGGGAAGGTCATCAGTAACTTCTGATGACTGA